The following are from one region of the Ornithorhynchus anatinus isolate Pmale09 chromosome X1, mOrnAna1.pri.v4, whole genome shotgun sequence genome:
- the LOC103166189 gene encoding E3 SUMO-protein ligase PIAS3-like has protein sequence MDAEKDEDPTSVSSTQPVVKMEPLMFYRVCFEIAKPTKLVPKNSAICRKIKMGFMARREDFDDILRTSEVPLDDKTLQMQLRFCLWRPQHPQVDHLPRHLNVTVNRKKCFVLKEKESNQRPINITDLVRFSDVEHNVIKATWSLTDRREYAMSVCWVKPLTTDNLLQELRAKDVFPANKTRAIIREKLASHGEEEPAPSSLRISLICPLGGTRVSVPCRALSCSHLQTFDAIQYLKWNEDKETWRCPICVKRAYFRNLLVDEFFIDILNTSPNCEDIELLPDGSWYPVEPRRDTDDSNAPGPSGLQGPPPASNSEIPMTAPRDCRLSNVELQIPATTVDTPTSMTMIVARRHQQPSGLFWGLPQGRNLQHSRSPLSSPEAISTRAFHDLNVPSRCNIIKPPYDWSFTSQTRCDYCYNLTWRPAVPAPAPAPALAPPIGPALTPALSPAMAPPLGPALAPAPILSPTVAMVSTLGGQWRGAEAMPPMPPTYVASADPKTGAIFTQAGFVTFRICLCFQVCFMVYQFS, from the exons ATGGATGCAGAGAAAGATGAGGATCCTACCAGTGTCTCATCCACCCAGCCCGTTGTCAAGATGGAGCCACTGATGTTCTACAGAGTTTGTTTTGAGATAGCAAAACCCACAAAACTGG TGCCTAAGAATTCTGCGATATGTAGGAAAATAAAGATGGGTTTCATGGCCCGCCGAGAAGATTTCGACGATATCCTCAGGACAAG TGAGGTGCCGCTGGATGATAAGACATTGCAAATGCAGTTGCG GTTCTGTTTATGGCGACCCCAACATCCTCAAGTCGATCATCTTCCTCGACACTTGAATGTCACGGTCAACCGGAAAAAGTGTTTCGTTCTG aaagagaaagagtccAATCAGCGCCCCATCAACATCACGGATCTGGTGCGTTTCTCGGACGTGGAGCACAACGTCATAAAGGCCACTTGGTCACTGACCGATAGGCGG GAATACGCCatgtctgtctgctgggtgaagccTCTTACCACAGACAATTTACTACAGGAGCTGAGAGCAAAGGATGTTTTCCCTGCAAACAAGACACGGGCCATAA TTCGGGAGAAGCTGGCATCCCATGGAGAAGAAGAACCTGCCCCCAGCAGCCTCCGTATCTCCCTCATATGCCCG CTGGGAGGGACCCGTGTGTCCGTGCCCTGCCGCGCGCTGTCCTGCTCCCATCTGCAGACTTTCGATGCGATCCAGTACCTGAAATGGAACGAGGATAAGGAGACATGGAGATGCCCGATCTGTGTCAAAAGAGCATACTTCAGAAATCTGCTGGTGGATGA gttcttCATCGACATCCTCAACACCAGTCCTAACTGTGAAGATATTGAGCTCCTGCCTGATGGGTCCTGGTACCCAGTAGAGCCCAGGAGAGACACGGATGACAGTAACGCCCCCGGCCCCAGTGGCCTCCAAG GCCCTCCTCCTGCCAGCAACAGTGAAATCCCTATGACTGCCCCGAGAGACTGCAGGTTGTCCAACGTAGAGCTGCAGATTCCAGCCACCACGGTGGACACCCCGACCTCCATGACCATGATAGT ggcgAGAAGACATCAGCAGCCCTCAGGCCTGTTCTGGGGCCTGCCCCAGGGCAGAAACCTCCAGCATTCTAGATCCCCGCTTTCTTCCCCGGAGGCAATCTCCACAAGGG CATTCCATGACCTGAATGTCCCATCTCGCTGTAATATCATTAAACCG CCCTACGACTGGTCCTTCACCTCTCAGACCAGATGTGACTACTGCTACAACCTGACCTGGCGCCCTgcagtcccggccccggccccagccccggccctggcCCCACCCATAGGCCCGGCCCTGACCCCGGCCCTAAGCCCGGCCATGGCCCCGCCCCTaggcccggccctggccccggccccg ATCTTGTCTCCCACCGTAGCCATGGTGAGCACCCTCGGGGGGCAGTGGCGAGGAGCCGAGGCCATGCCACCTATGCCTCCTACCTACGTGGCCTCAGCCGACCCGAAAACTGGAGCTATCTTCACCCAGGCGG